CTTGTTTGGAAAACGACAATCAGGTGATCAATTACATCAACGTCCAATATATAAATCACCTTCTTCAAAACGGTTCACTGATCTGTCATGCTTCCGGTCTGGTTTCCAACGCAAAAGCATTGGCGATGGCCGGGTTTTCAGGTGGGGGGAAATCCACTCTGATGCTCCATATTTTGGCACAGGACGGTATCAGCTATCTCACCAATGACCGTTTATTTATCAATAACGGTTCTGCCTATGGCATTCCAAAACTCCCCCGTGTCAATCCGGGAACCATGATCCATGATAAAAACCTCAAAAGCCTTTTACCTCCAGACCGGCTAAGGGAACTGGAAAAACTCCCTCAACAACAGTTATGGGATATTGAAGAAAAATATGATGTCTTTATCGAAGATGTCTATGGTCCAGATAAAATCAACCACACTGGCCGCATGGATGCCATCTTGATCTTAAACTGGGAGCGTGAAAGTTCGGCCCCCTGTCGCATTCACGAAGTCGACATTACAGAACGTACTGAACTCTTACAGGCGATCATGAAATCACCGGGGCCATTTTATCAGCTTAAGGATCACAGTTTTTTCAAAGGGGGCATGAAACTTGATGAAGCCCCCTATCTGGAAGTTCTTAAAAATATCAAAATCTATGAAGCCAGTGGCAAAGTCGACTTTGCGTTTGCAAAAGACTATTGCCTGACCCATCTTTTGACATAAGGAACAGACGATCATGCCAAAAGACTTATTCATTTTGCGCCACGGTCATGCAAAAGACATGCACCCAAAGGGGGATTTCGCCCGTGAACTGAAAGATCAGGGGAAACGGTGCGCCCAACGTATCGGCGTCTGGCTCTCCCAAAACGCTCTGGTGCCGGATCATATCTCGGCCTCTCCGGCAGAACGCGCCCTGACCACAGCCCATAAATGCTGCAAATCCGCAGGTAGCCCCACTTCGATCATCAAAGAGATCCCCAGCCTGTATAATGCCGCGCCCGTTGAAATCTTAACGGCTATACAGCAGGCCCCAGCAGATGCCCAACGCGTTATGATTGTGGGGCACAATCCGGGCCTTTCCATTATTGTTGGTCACTTAAGTGAGCAGTATATCTCACTCAGCCCAGCAACCCTTGTCCATTTACAGGTTGAAGAGGATTGGGCCAATGTCGGGAAAGCCCCCCTCAATCTTGTCGATGTTATTGATGCAACCATGCTGCCAAAGACCTTTCCCTTTGAAGGAGCAAACGGAATAGAGCAGCGGATACGTCCCTCTTATTATTATCGCCAGTCCAGTGTGGTCCCTTATCGCTATACAGAAGGAAAACTGGAAATCCTGATGATTTCTTCCAGCCATCATAAACATTGGGTTGTCCCCAAAGGTATTCACGAACCGGGCCTGAGCGCCCAAGACAGCGCAGCCAAAGAAGCCGTTGAAGAAGCGGGGATCACAGGGCATGTTCATCAAGATGTAATTGGTCAGTATGCCTATGAAAAATGGGAATCTACCTGCACAGTCAGCGTCTATCCCATGGAAGTTAAACAAGAGCTTGATGCACCACAATGGGAAGAAAACCATCGCCTGCGCAAATGGGTTTCCCTTGAAAGCGCCGTTCACCTGCTCAAAGATCAGGAATTGGCAAAAATTATCGAAGACCTGCCTGCCTATCTGGAAAAAACCACCTCTAACTAAAGACGAATTACATCATGAAAACAAGCTCACGTTTCAGGCATGATTCTTTACAGGATCAAAGTTCAATCTCTGATCTGCTGACAGCGATTACTCAAGGAATTGAAAAGGGCAAGATCGTCCTTGAAGATGAAAACGGAACCATTACGATGGAACCTTCCGGCTTGCTGCGTCTCAAGGTGTCAGGCTCTCAAGAAGACGAACATAATCGCCTGAACATTAAAATCACCTGGCAAACCGATCAAAATCTCCCCAACAGCCAGAACCTTAAAATATCCCATAAGTAGAAAGGTTGTTTTTGCAACAAATAGCTTTAACTGAAACAAGCTTGTTGATGATTCAATAACTTTTATGGCACTATGAACGACTAATAAAAACGAAATGGCGAGATAAATCACTCTCATGAATCCCTATAATGTGCTTTTGGTTGATAAATCAGAGCCAAGCGACATTGTAATCTGCTTACAAGAGGTTGGAATTTCAAACTTCCAGATCCTGTCTGATCTTGAGTCCTCTTTAGGGATAGAAGAACCTGACCTTGTCATTTACGATCTTAAAGGGGCTGCGTCCCCCATCCATGCTGTTTCCACCTTATCTTCCGCCCCGGCAGTAATTGCTGTGGGCGATGCGGACCAGCCCGAAAAAGCCTTTGACTTACTGGATCAAGGCGCTGATGAAGTTCTCATTCGCCCCTTTGATCCATTGGAAGCCAAACTTCGAATTTCACGCCTGTTAAAAGAACGCAGCAGAAAACAGCGCAAGCAAATCCAGCAACCAGCCTCAATCGACAATCAATTGCGCTATGAAAAGCTGCTTGATCTGTCCATGGACATTATTCTGACCGTGCAAAATGGTGTTATTACCTTTGCAAACAAAACGGCTGAGGCCATGCTGCATTATGGGGACGAATGCCTCACTGGCGTTCACCTATCCAGTATTGCGCAAAACGACTGGGCGGCTGAAATTGAAGAAATCCTGCCTGAACTGGCTGAAACAGGAAGCCGCCTGCCCATGCAGCTTATTGGCCGGGATCAAACCTCAATCCATGCTTTGATCGGTGCGGTTGCCCTGGAAGAAGAAGGGCCAAACACCTATATGGTTGAGGCCGTTGACCGTTCTGAACATAAGCAGGCCCTTGAAAACCTGTTACAACGCGAAAGACGTTATCGCAGTCTTGTTGAACTGTCTTCCAACCTTGTTTTTGTCGTCAGTGGTGGCGTGATCAGTTTTACCAATCCAACATGTGAACGCGCACTCAATAAACATGGGAAACCGGATGGCCTTATTGGTCGCCCGCTGGCCAGTATCGTGGATATTGATTACGTCCCCATGTTGGAAGGGTTGGAAGAACTCGCCGATTTAAAAGAACGCCTGCCTCTAAAATTTCGCTCCCTTGACGGGCAATTCATCGACGTTGTGATGGGTGTAGCCCATATGGATGGCGAACAAGGTAACAGCTTCCTTGTGGAAGCCGTTGATATCAGTGAACAGAAAAAATCAGCCCAAGCCCTGCTGGAGCGCGAAGAACGCCTGAGTGGCATTGTAGACAATGCCCCGGATGCCATCATCACGATGGATGAAAATGGCAAAATCGAATCCTTTAATAATTCTGCGGAAAAGATTTTTGCCTTAAAACGCGGGGAAGCCATCGGCAAAAGCCTGTTTGATTTCGTTGAATTCCCCGCAGGGGAAAGGATGCAGAACAAGGGGGAAAAGCTTCAGGAATGTTCTGCCAAAGAAGCCGTTGGGATTCGTGCGGATCACAGTAAAATCGACATTGACCTGTCGATCAAATCCATGGTGTTCAGTGACCAAAAACGCACGATTGCGATTATTCGCGATGTCACCGTTCAAAAACGTGACCATGAAGAACTCGCCTTTTTGGCAACCCACGACCCGCTGACAAAGCTGCCCAACAGCCATTTCATGCTCAACGCAATTGAGCGTATCACAAAAGTCACCGAAGAAAATACCGACGAAATACATGACTGTAGCGTCCTGTTCATCACTTTGGAGCGTCTAAACAGGGTCAACGATCTGTTCGGCCATCAAATGGTTGATCGCGTCTTGGTGGCTGTGGCCCAAAAGCTAAATGACACAATCGGTTCGGCCAATGTGATTGGGCGTTGGGGCGGCGGTAAGTTTATTGCCATTACATCAGGTTTCAGCCGTGATGAGATCATTCAGGATATCTGCCAGAAAACCCATGACGCCCTGCATGAACCCTTTGTCATTGATGATAATGAAATCGTCATTGGCTGCACTATTGGGATCAGCTGTTACCCAGAAGACTGCGAAAACCCGACCTCACTGGTAAAAAATGCAGGCATGGCGGCCTTTGCCGCACGTCAAAATGAAAAAATGCCGTACATGTTCTATACCAAGGAAATGGAGGCCGAAGCCGAAGAACGTGACATGCTGGAACGCGAACTTCGCCTTGCCCTGGAACAGGACCAGCTGCAAGTTTATTACCAACCCAAAATTGACCTATCCACCGGCCATATTAAAGGCATGGAAGCTTTGGTCCGCTGGATTCATCCTGACCTTGGTTTTATCTCCCCTGTTAAATTTATTCCGATTGCCGAAGAAACAGGGCAAATTGTTAATATCGGTGAATGGATTTTAAGAAGGGCCTGTGAGGATACTAAATTCTGGACCATGAATGGCACGCCACACCTTAAAGTCGCAGTAAACCTGTCGGGTCGTCAATTTGATGATGAGAACCTTCTCAGCAGTGTCAAAGATATCTTGCTGGAAACAGCCCTGCCCCCACAAAACCTTGAGCTGGAAGTCACCGAAAGTTCGTTGATGCGTGATGTGGACCAAGGCATGAAGACCTTAAAAGAATTACGCGAACTTGGCATTACAACAGCAATTGATGATTTTGGCACAGGCTATTCTTCCTTAAGCTACCTGCGTCGTATTCCACTGGATACCTTAAAAATCGACCAATCGTTTGTGCGCAACCTGCATATTGACCCAGATGATGCCGCCATTGCCCGTACCATTATGGACATGGCCGAGAACCTTGGCCTGAACGTTGTTGCAGAAGGGATCGAAATTCAGGAACATGAAGAATTCCTGCAAACAATCCACTGTCATATTGGTCAGGGCTATTATTATTCCAAGCCAGTTCCCGCAGAAGAATTTGGGCAGCTTTTGGCGAAATTTGCCCCAATGGAAGGGTCTGTCTACAACCGCCGCTCAGGCAAGGACAGACGTAAAAGCCCCACAGGAAAAGACCGCCGCAAAGGCCCGGATCGAAGAGTGGACTAACCTTTGAGCCAAACAGAGTTCAAATCACAACAGGCACATGATTTTTGCCCTGCCAGAAATGTTTCAAAATACCATTGCTTGACACTTGTCTCCAGCGCCGTTGTACTTGGTTCGTAACTTACAAGATATTCCAGGACTTCAATTGCCCCATTGGCCGTATCGACAGCCTTCATGCATTTGGCACGATAGTTTAGCTCTTTGGCAATGACGCACTTTTGATTCTCAAGATAAGAACGGGCCTGATCGACAATCGTTTTCAAATATTTGCGTTTTTGATGTTGGGAAAAGTCTGGGCTCTCTTCAGTATAAGATGCAAAAAGCTCTTGTAACTCATAAGCTTGCGCATAATAGTCCGATACAAAAGTGCACCCGACCTGCTTTTCGTCTTCAATAACATCCAACATGGAAACAGCTCTACCCCTACCTAAAACGCAAGCGGGAATCTACCATTCTCTAGACTATTTAGATATTATACCCACGCATACTGTATAAATACGTACCAAATACTTCTTTTGAGGTATCACAATCAATCGAAAGACGTTTTAGTTGTTGCCATATAGATTTCTTCGTTGGTTTGTTGATCCAGTCCCCGCAGTACAATTTCATAGCCCCACAAGACTTTTAGGTGTTTCATGACCTCATCACGCTGGGCTTCATAAAGGGTCACGCCATTTTTTACCCGATGGCGTAAATAAAGGGTCCGGTTTCCCTTCATATTCACATCCATGACCTGAATGTCCGGTTCTTGCAGGGACAAGTTATAGCTTTCAGCCAGTGCATTGCGCACATCACGATATCCCGCATTATTATGAATGGCCGCAATTTCCAGATTGGATTTATTGGCATCATCATGAATGGCAAAGAAACGCATTTTACGCATCAGATGCGGGCTGAGATATTGTAGAATAAAGGACTCATCACGATAATTGGCCCAGGCATCCAAAAGGGTGGCCCGCCAGTCCCCATTCCCCGCAATATCCGGAAACCATTCACGGTCCTCATCAGTCGGGTCCATGCACATGCGCTTGATATCCGTCATCATATTAAATCCCAGCGCATAAGGGTTGATGCCATTATAGCGCTGATCATCAAATTCCGGCTGGAAGACAACGCTGGTATGACTGTGCAACATTTCCAGCATCGCCCCTTCGGTAATAAGCCCTTTATCATATAAACGGTTCATGATGGTGTAATGCACAAAGGTTGCACAGCCCTCGTTCATCACTTTGGTTTGTTTTTGCGGATAGAAATACTGGGCAATATTGCGCACAATACGCAAGATTTCACGCTCCCACGTCGCTAAAATCGGGCTATTTTTTTCCAAGAAATACAGTAAATTTTCTTCGGGCAGCTTAAACATCTCGCGACGTTTTTTGCGTTCAACCTCACTTGGGTCCGGTTCTTCCTTTTCCTCTTCATTTACCGGAACGGTACGCCATAGGTCATTATATGTCCGTTCTTCATATTCTTCGCGTTCCTTCACCTTTTTATGCAGTGCTTCCTTTGACAACTTTGGGGGCCTGCGATAGCGAAACACCCCTTGGTCCATCAAGGCATGGGCTGCATCCAGAATGTCTTCCACCCGCTCGCGGCCATGACGTTCTTCACATTTGGAAATATAATCACGGGCAAAAGAAAGATATTCCAGAATGCCTTCCGCATCGGTCCATTGCTGAAACAGGTAATTATTTTTGAAGAAATGATTATGTCCAAAAGCGGCATGCGCCATCACCAAGGTCTGCATCGCCATGGAACTGTCTTCCATATTATAGCTGATGCAGGGACTGGAATTGATCACAATCTCATAAGCCAGCCCTGCATAGCCACGCCGATAACTATGTTCATCACGTACAAAACGTTTGCCAAAAGACCAATGTTTGTACATCAACGGTAAACCGATAGAAGAATAACAATCCAGCATCTGTTCAGAAGAAATAATCTCAATCTGATTGGGATAAGTATCCAGCCCCAGATCATTATGGGCGATATCTTCAATCGCATCATAGACCGTGGACATCAGATCAAAGGTCCATTCCGACCGGGTAAAGAGGGGTTGAGTATCTTGTTTTGTCATTATGATGCCCCTTTCAGGTCTTTTGCAAACAGCTCCCTAAAGACCCCATAAATATCACCAGCCTGTGCAATTTTGCCCATTTTGAAAAGCGGCCAGCCCTCGCGGACCTGACGATAGGCTTTCCAAAGTGAAGAGCCCCCTTCCCCATTGCGCACAATCTCCATTTCATTTTCATCAACAACTTCGATGTAGGTATAATATTGAACAAAGGGCAAAATATCGTTGTTCAACAAACTGATACAATTGCCACTATCCCCACTGGTATTATCCCCATCTGAGACTTGCGCCCCATAGATATTCCAGATATCGGTCGGGTAACGTTCACGCTGTACCTTTTTCATTTCATCCAAGGCTCGACTGACCACGGTGCCCCCGCTTTCACGGCCATAAAAGAATGTCTCTTCATCAACTTCTGAAGCCACATGGGTATGGCGAATAAAGACAATCTCGGTATATTCATAGCGGCGGTCCAAAAACAGATGAAGCAACAGAAAGAAACGCTTTGCCAAATCCTTTTCCCGTTCCCCCATCGAACCTGAGACATCCATCAGGCAAAACATCACAGCCTTGGAATTGGGTTGTGGCACTTTTTCAAAGGCATGATAGCGCACATCAATGGGATCAATGAAACCAACAACAGCGCGTTTGCGTAACATCTTCTCATGGAGGGCTCTTAGCTCTTCCAATCGGGCCTTTTGCTTTGCCCCTAAACGACTTTTGGCTTCCAGTTCCTTAATCTCTTCTTCAACCTGATCAAGCTCTTCCTTTTTGGGGCGTTTCAAGGCTGTACGCCGTCCCAAGGATTGGCGCATGGTACGTACCAAAGAGATATTGGAGGTCGTGCCCGAGGTCCGATAGCCCGCATGTTTGGTTTGAAAGTTTTTCACATCGGTCAAAGATTTTTTGACCATATCGGGCAATTCAAGGTCTTCAAAAAACAGGTCAAGAAATTCATCACGGGTAAGTGTGAAGGAAAAGTCATCTTGGCCTTCCCCATCTTCGGAAGCTTCCTTGCCTTGGCCCTTGCCACCGCCCCCTTCCGGGCGTGGGATGGTATCGCCGGGGATAAACTCCTTATTTCCGGGAAAAACACGATCCTTTTTACCTGTACGGCCATCATTGAAAAACTTGGGTTCTTCGATCCCTTTGGTTGGGATCGTGATGGTTTCCCCCGTGGATAAATCCTTGATACTGCGATCTTTTAGGGAACGATCCACCACTTCCTTAATACGGTTGCGTGCGCGTTTAACAAACCTTTGCCTGTTGCCCAGGCTT
This sequence is a window from Terasakiella sp. SH-1. Protein-coding genes within it:
- a CDS encoding HprK-related kinase B; its protein translation is MKTAQDVANKLLNGHSLVEGEVILDLDGYKIAVQSNSGALLDKLGIYFAHTLGTGPADCVVTAIECPATDLGLTFTDWTREPGKSGRKDAVADLEDCRLVHKVRTGMLFLQSTDHLIAAGPCLENDNQVINYINVQYINHLLQNGSLICHASGLVSNAKALAMAGFSGGGKSTLMLHILAQDGISYLTNDRLFINNGSAYGIPKLPRVNPGTMIHDKNLKSLLPPDRLRELEKLPQQQLWDIEEKYDVFIEDVYGPDKINHTGRMDAILILNWERESSAPCRIHEVDITERTELLQAIMKSPGPFYQLKDHSFFKGGMKLDEAPYLEVLKNIKIYEASGKVDFAFAKDYCLTHLLT
- a CDS encoding NUDIX domain-containing protein, coding for MPKDLFILRHGHAKDMHPKGDFARELKDQGKRCAQRIGVWLSQNALVPDHISASPAERALTTAHKCCKSAGSPTSIIKEIPSLYNAAPVEILTAIQQAPADAQRVMIVGHNPGLSIIVGHLSEQYISLSPATLVHLQVEEDWANVGKAPLNLVDVIDATMLPKTFPFEGANGIEQRIRPSYYYRQSSVVPYRYTEGKLEILMISSSHHKHWVVPKGIHEPGLSAQDSAAKEAVEEAGITGHVHQDVIGQYAYEKWESTCTVSVYPMEVKQELDAPQWEENHRLRKWVSLESAVHLLKDQELAKIIEDLPAYLEKTTSN
- a CDS encoding amphi-Trp domain-containing protein, with product MKTSSRFRHDSLQDQSSISDLLTAITQGIEKGKIVLEDENGTITMEPSGLLRLKVSGSQEDEHNRLNIKITWQTDQNLPNSQNLKISHK
- a CDS encoding EAL domain-containing protein, which encodes MNPYNVLLVDKSEPSDIVICLQEVGISNFQILSDLESSLGIEEPDLVIYDLKGAASPIHAVSTLSSAPAVIAVGDADQPEKAFDLLDQGADEVLIRPFDPLEAKLRISRLLKERSRKQRKQIQQPASIDNQLRYEKLLDLSMDIILTVQNGVITFANKTAEAMLHYGDECLTGVHLSSIAQNDWAAEIEEILPELAETGSRLPMQLIGRDQTSIHALIGAVALEEEGPNTYMVEAVDRSEHKQALENLLQRERRYRSLVELSSNLVFVVSGGVISFTNPTCERALNKHGKPDGLIGRPLASIVDIDYVPMLEGLEELADLKERLPLKFRSLDGQFIDVVMGVAHMDGEQGNSFLVEAVDISEQKKSAQALLEREERLSGIVDNAPDAIITMDENGKIESFNNSAEKIFALKRGEAIGKSLFDFVEFPAGERMQNKGEKLQECSAKEAVGIRADHSKIDIDLSIKSMVFSDQKRTIAIIRDVTVQKRDHEELAFLATHDPLTKLPNSHFMLNAIERITKVTEENTDEIHDCSVLFITLERLNRVNDLFGHQMVDRVLVAVAQKLNDTIGSANVIGRWGGGKFIAITSGFSRDEIIQDICQKTHDALHEPFVIDDNEIVIGCTIGISCYPEDCENPTSLVKNAGMAAFAARQNEKMPYMFYTKEMEAEAEERDMLERELRLALEQDQLQVYYQPKIDLSTGHIKGMEALVRWIHPDLGFISPVKFIPIAEETGQIVNIGEWILRRACEDTKFWTMNGTPHLKVAVNLSGRQFDDENLLSSVKDILLETALPPQNLELEVTESSLMRDVDQGMKTLKELRELGITTAIDDFGTGYSSLSYLRRIPLDTLKIDQSFVRNLHIDPDDAAIARTIMDMAENLGLNVVAEGIEIQEHEEFLQTIHCHIGQGYYYSKPVPAEEFGQLLAKFAPMEGSVYNRRSGKDRRKSPTGKDRRKGPDRRVD
- a CDS encoding SpoVR family protein, with translation MTKQDTQPLFTRSEWTFDLMSTVYDAIEDIAHNDLGLDTYPNQIEIISSEQMLDCYSSIGLPLMYKHWSFGKRFVRDEHSYRRGYAGLAYEIVINSSPCISYNMEDSSMAMQTLVMAHAAFGHNHFFKNNYLFQQWTDAEGILEYLSFARDYISKCEERHGRERVEDILDAAHALMDQGVFRYRRPPKLSKEALHKKVKEREEYEERTYNDLWRTVPVNEEEKEEPDPSEVERKKRREMFKLPEENLLYFLEKNSPILATWEREILRIVRNIAQYFYPQKQTKVMNEGCATFVHYTIMNRLYDKGLITEGAMLEMLHSHTSVVFQPEFDDQRYNGINPYALGFNMMTDIKRMCMDPTDEDREWFPDIAGNGDWRATLLDAWANYRDESFILQYLSPHLMRKMRFFAIHDDANKSNLEIAAIHNNAGYRDVRNALAESYNLSLQEPDIQVMDVNMKGNRTLYLRHRVKNGVTLYEAQRDEVMKHLKVLWGYEIVLRGLDQQTNEEIYMATTKTSFD
- a CDS encoding YeaH/YhbH family protein; the encoded protein is MRYFVDRRENPKGKSLGNRQRFVKRARNRIKEVVDRSLKDRSIKDLSTGETITIPTKGIEEPKFFNDGRTGKKDRVFPGNKEFIPGDTIPRPEGGGGKGQGKEASEDGEGQDDFSFTLTRDEFLDLFFEDLELPDMVKKSLTDVKNFQTKHAGYRTSGTTSNISLVRTMRQSLGRRTALKRPKKEELDQVEEEIKELEAKSRLGAKQKARLEELRALHEKMLRKRAVVGFIDPIDVRYHAFEKVPQPNSKAVMFCLMDVSGSMGEREKDLAKRFFLLLHLFLDRRYEYTEIVFIRHTHVASEVDEETFFYGRESGGTVVSRALDEMKKVQRERYPTDIWNIYGAQVSDGDNTSGDSGNCISLLNNDILPFVQYYTYIEVVDENEMEIVRNGEGGSSLWKAYRQVREGWPLFKMGKIAQAGDIYGVFRELFAKDLKGAS